A window of Corallococcus macrosporus DSM 14697 contains these coding sequences:
- a CDS encoding SDR family NAD(P)-dependent oxidoreductase: protein MDTELQGRGVLVTGGAGGIGTALVRTFAEEGAKVAVHHHSSTEKAQALAREVGGAAVRADLTVEADVDALVPAAVAALGRLDVLVCNAGVWPAPDEPLWEMSLTRWRRTLAENLDSVFLCCRAFLRHVATTKTGNIVIISSTAGLFGEAGHADYAAAKGALASGFLKSLKNELNRIAPLGRVNVVCPGWTAVDRSRAKLAQPGFVERATRTMPLRKVAEPVDVARVVVSLASDRISGHVTGEVVTVAGGMEGRVLHDD from the coding sequence ATGGACACGGAGCTGCAAGGCAGAGGCGTCCTGGTCACGGGCGGCGCTGGAGGCATCGGCACCGCCCTGGTCCGCACCTTCGCGGAAGAAGGCGCGAAGGTCGCGGTGCACCACCACTCCAGTACCGAGAAGGCCCAGGCGCTGGCGCGCGAGGTCGGCGGCGCCGCGGTGCGCGCGGACCTGACGGTGGAGGCCGATGTGGACGCGCTCGTCCCCGCGGCGGTGGCCGCGCTGGGGCGGCTGGATGTGCTGGTGTGCAACGCGGGCGTCTGGCCCGCCCCGGATGAGCCCCTCTGGGAGATGTCGCTGACGCGCTGGCGCCGCACGCTGGCGGAGAACCTGGACAGCGTCTTCCTGTGCTGCCGCGCCTTCCTCCGGCACGTGGCCACCACGAAGACGGGCAACATCGTCATCATCAGCTCCACCGCGGGGCTGTTCGGTGAAGCAGGCCATGCCGACTACGCCGCCGCCAAGGGCGCGCTGGCGAGCGGCTTCCTCAAGAGCCTCAAGAACGAGCTGAACCGCATCGCGCCCCTGGGCCGCGTCAACGTCGTGTGCCCGGGGTGGACGGCGGTGGACCGCAGCCGCGCCAAGCTGGCGCAGCCGGGCTTCGTCGAGCGCGCCACGCGGACGATGCCGCTGCGCAAGGTGGCCGAGCCCGTGGACGTGGCGCGCGTGGTGGTGTCGCTCGCGTCGGACCGGATCTCCGGACACGTGACGGGTGAGGTCGTCACGGTCGCCGGAGGCATGGAAGGAAGGGTGCTGCATGACGACTGA
- a CDS encoding serine/threonine-protein kinase, whose protein sequence is MTSHRLTTATREEPAILTFERRHVLFTVEHTRFEFVRTMERRANGEELLLANRYERHGLAGRVAIKRVRSPASAARRQRLVEEVQLAYRLHHPTIAQVHYFKVHRGKPYIIMEHVDGPSLETVLNLMAMRGKPVSLPFALHVAAELADALHHAHSLQDEQGRSLRLIHRDVSPRNVRVAHTGEVKLTHFGVAYSHLVGREETADALLKGDVAYASPEYLAGTTLTAASDLFSLGLVLLELATGRHLFAAAADSLEPPRAKTRELRLEEPPSLPLTQMLMLLEDHGPQDIERAAADLPDEVRAVLQGTLQKDAAKRFASAGALCTALRECLVQEIRRAGRPFGRADIAEELARLISDASAVRDEVELLDEGLFPSGLDAHELPPRGQGGN, encoded by the coding sequence TTGACCTCTCACCGCCTCACGACCGCCACTCGGGAGGAACCGGCCATCCTCACGTTCGAACGACGGCACGTCCTCTTCACGGTCGAGCACACGCGCTTCGAGTTCGTCCGCACGATGGAGCGCCGGGCCAACGGCGAGGAGCTGCTCCTGGCCAACCGCTACGAACGTCACGGGCTCGCGGGCCGCGTCGCCATCAAGCGCGTGCGCAGCCCCGCGAGCGCCGCGCGAAGGCAGCGGCTGGTGGAGGAAGTGCAACTGGCCTACCGCCTCCACCATCCCACCATCGCCCAGGTGCACTACTTCAAGGTTCACCGGGGCAAGCCGTACATCATCATGGAGCACGTGGACGGGCCGTCGCTGGAGACGGTGCTGAACCTCATGGCCATGCGCGGCAAGCCCGTGTCCCTGCCCTTCGCGCTCCATGTCGCCGCGGAGCTGGCGGATGCCCTGCACCACGCCCACTCGCTCCAGGACGAGCAGGGCCGGTCCCTGAGGCTGATTCATCGCGACGTCAGCCCACGGAACGTGAGGGTGGCGCATACGGGCGAGGTGAAGCTGACGCACTTCGGCGTGGCCTACTCGCACCTGGTCGGCCGGGAGGAGACGGCGGACGCGCTCCTCAAGGGCGACGTGGCCTACGCCTCTCCGGAGTACCTCGCGGGCACGACGCTGACCGCCGCCTCGGACCTCTTCTCGCTGGGCCTGGTGCTGTTGGAGCTGGCCACGGGGCGGCACCTCTTCGCGGCCGCGGCGGATTCGCTGGAGCCGCCGCGCGCGAAGACACGCGAGCTGCGCCTGGAGGAGCCCCCTTCCCTGCCGCTCACTCAAATGCTGATGCTGCTGGAGGACCATGGCCCCCAGGACATCGAGCGGGCCGCCGCGGACCTGCCAGACGAGGTGCGCGCCGTCCTTCAGGGAACATTGCAGAAGGACGCAGCGAAGCGCTTCGCCTCGGCCGGAGCCCTGTGTACGGCGCTCCGGGAGTGCCTCGTGCAGGAGATCCGCCGCGCCGGCCGCCCCTTCGGACGTGCCGACATCGCCGAGGAGCTGGCGCGGCTCATCAGCGACGCCAGCGCGGTGCGCGACGAGGTCGAACTGCTCGACGAGGGACTCTTCCCCTCGGGCCTCGATGCCCACGAATTGCCACCGCGGGGCCAGGGAGGCAACTGA
- a CDS encoding helix-turn-helix domain-containing protein translates to MDEELGAVFGRAVREARARLGLTQVEVAALLDMHPMVYSRMERGKMLPRVSTLRRVAMVLRTSTDELLGLARESRAGAKKPSSLQRRLMTLAETLDDEKLKALVVMASALSR, encoded by the coding sequence ATGGATGAAGAACTGGGAGCCGTTTTCGGGAGGGCCGTGCGTGAGGCGCGCGCGCGGCTGGGACTGACGCAGGTCGAAGTGGCGGCGCTGCTGGACATGCACCCCATGGTCTACAGCCGGATGGAGCGGGGGAAGATGCTGCCGCGGGTGTCCACGCTCCGGAGGGTGGCCATGGTGCTGCGCACCTCCACGGATGAGCTGCTGGGGCTCGCCCGGGAGAGCCGCGCGGGCGCGAAGAAGCCGTCCTCGTTGCAGCGGCGGTTGATGACGCTCGCGGAGACGCTGGACGATGAGAAGCTCAAGGCGCTCGTCGTGATGGCGAGCGCCCTGTCCCGGTAG